The Gadus chalcogrammus isolate NIFS_2021 chromosome 14, NIFS_Gcha_1.0, whole genome shotgun sequence sequence GGTGTAAATACAAATGATGCCACCATAATAAAGGCTTTATACAAACTCTGAATCATTCATGAGTATGTATTCTTTTTAGTAGgacatttttatattattattttagtattatttattttgttgtaatTCCAGAGGAACTGAAGCTACTACATAATGATCCAGTCGGACTCACACAACTTCCGTTCCGTTCAGCGGTTAGACTTCCGTTCGCGTCGAGGATCTCAGATCTAGGAGCGTGGATTGTAAAGGATATATTTCTCTAGGTCTttatttctgttttgttttgtccatTAACTCGGTCCACCATGTCAGGACGCGAGGCCCTCAACATGAAGCTGCCGCCGATCCAGTCCACGGCCGGAGCCGTGCCGATCCGCAATGAGAAAGGTGAGAAGTCTGCTATCCGATTAGCAACATAGCTAACGttgcaacaataataatatggCCTAGTAGTATTGCATTGACAGTTTTAGACCGGACAGGACAAGAGGATATTGATTGTATATCATTTTTATGTATATGCATAAACGTGTGTTCAGTTAATCATTAAGTATATCATTAAGTATAATACAGAGCTTCATCAAGTTCCAACCACCAACCTATCCATATAAAATAAACCAGTACAATCTGAAACATAGAGTATTGAATAAACATGATTTTCCTCAATGCGCGGAGATCTAATTAGTTGCAAAATAGAAAAAGTGCCACCTGTCCGTCTTTCTGCTGTATGTCAATAGAGCATCTCCTCTCAACGTGTTGCCATTACTCTCTCAGACCTGACGTCATCGTTGATGCTCTGTTTCAAGTTGGAACTAAGTTTCCCTAATTCTAACCTCATGTTATTGTGACTCCCCTCACGTTCAACAACAGGTGAGATTTCCATGGAGAAGGTGAAGGTGAAGAGGTATGTCTCCGGTAAGCGTCCCGACTACGCTCCGATGGAGTCGtcggacgaggaggaagaggatttcCAGTTCGTGAAGAAGGGGAAGGACGCTGAaccggagctggaggaggaggaggtgtcggATCCTCGTCTCAAACGTCTGCTGAACCGGGTGTCTGAGGATGTGGAGGAGAGGTATGTTGGTCACGCCGGTCTCCCGAGGGCTTAGAGCTGGGGGCTAATATTCATCCAGAACGTGTATATAGTTTTGCTTTATGATGCAATGAATCATCCTGAAATGCAGAAAGTTTTTAAAAGTGGGTTTACAGTACAGCATATTGTCAAATTATAATGTGTTGTATCAAGTACCAGCCTATCCATATAAAATAGACCAGTACAATCTGAAACCTAGAGTATTAAATAAACATGATTTTCCTCAATGCTTAGAGTTCACCTTCGCAACCTAAATGGAAAAAGTATGCCATATGTCCATCTTTCTTCTCATGAATCGGTCGCAACTGTTAACTGTAATGGCGAGTAACCACAGTTTTCATCTGTCAACTGTCTGTCATCAGTATCTCCGGTGGAAAATGATCCAGTGCTTCATACCTACCCAACTGTCTCTCTAAAACCGGCACCATCTTATAACCACACACTTCTggttatattgttgttgttacaAATAATGATTTTGGCTCATGTTTTCCTCAAGGCTGGCGAGACACAGACAGATCGCGGAGCCCGAGCTGATCGCCGAGAGCAGCGAGGACTCGGACGAGGGAACCTGGCACCCGGAGCGAGAGGAGAGCagcgaagaggaggaagaagaggaggaagaggaggaagaagaagttgaCGATGAGGTTCGGATGAATTTACGCAAAAAAATATCTTGCCTTTTTTGAGCCAAAACCAATTCTGTCTGCTCTGTGAGAAACAACTCTGGATGTGATTTTCTCCATTCAGGAAATCGAGAGGCGGCGACAGATGATGCGCCAGAGGGCTGAAGAGCGGAAGAACGAGGACATGGAGatcatggaggtggaggaggaggggaagtcGGGGGAGGAGGCCGAGTCGGAGTCGGAATATGAGGAATACACCGACAGCGAGGACGAGGCGGAGCCAAGGCTGAAGCCCGTCTTCATAAGGAAGTGAGTGAAATCTGGCCGGATTTTACTACCAGGGAGCAGGTGCCATACCACAAAAGATGATCCAGAGCAGCCTCCCACTGCAGCTAGGATGATCCGGCTGATCAGTTAGAAAATAAACTGCATGTGGCtccggaggtagagcaggttggcttggacccggaaggttgctagtttgatcgcCGGCTCTGCCTagttgagtgtcgaggtgtccctgagcaagacaccgcACCCTaaaactgctcctgacgagctggctgtcgccttgcatggctgacaccgccgtcggtgtgtgaaggtgtgcctgaatgggtgattgttaggcaatattgtaaagggctttgagtggccactggttagaaagcgCTCTATAGATGCAGACCATTCACCATTTACATAGATTGTGAACAACTCAAATTACCGTCTCCACACACTATCCAATCGAGCTGCTCTGGTTCTCGTGCGCCTCAGGAAGGACAGGGTCACGGTGGTGGAGcgcgaggtggaggagctgaaggtgaaggagctggaggtggaggccaaGAAGCAGGTGGAGGAGCGGCGGCGCTACACGCTGAAGatcgtggaggaggaggccaagaAGGAGTTTGAGGAGAACCGGCGCACGCTGGCCGCTCTGGACGCCCTGGACACGGACGgggagaacgaggaggaggagtacgaGTCCTGGAAGGTCCGCGAGCTGAAGCGCATCAAGAGGGACCGCGAGGCCAGAGAAGCGTGAGTCCCCGAGGGGTTGATGATgataacgatgatgatgatgatgacgtgCTATTAGTGGCGATACTTTGAGTAACATTGTGTAAAAGTCGACACACAAATGTAACTGGAGAACATCTGTGTTCTAATGTCTAACAATTCTCCCGAACTGGCAGACAAGGACTGTTTTAATATTTTGAGTTGCAGCTAATCTATGGCTCGTTGGTCTAGTTGCAATGCTCTCAGCGTCCAGAAGGTGTTGACCTTGAGTTCTCTCGTTTGTTCCTAGCATGGAGAAGGACAAGGCGGAGATCGAGAGGTTCCACAACCTCACAGAGGAGGAGCGCCGAGCAGAGCTGCGTAACAGCGGCAAAGTCATCACCAACAAGGCGTCCAAGGGCAAATACAAGTTCCTGCAGAAGTATTACCACAGGGGAGCCTTCTTCATGGTGAGTGCCTTGTTGTGCGTTGGTAGGCAGTTTTAAACTTGTATGTAAAAGCTTAGCTGACCCTAACAGTGGATGAGGTAATTAATTCGAATTCAACACTTTTTATGATATAAGTAATCTGCAATTTGCTTCATAATAAACTAGACCGCATATGGTTCAATGGTGTGGTCGGTATAGCGAAGAGGGGATGCAATTCAAATTCCCCTCTGACTTTGTCGG is a genomic window containing:
- the mfap1 gene encoding microfibrillar-associated protein 1 — protein: MSGREALNMKLPPIQSTAGAVPIRNEKGEISMEKVKVKRYVSGKRPDYAPMESSDEEEEDFQFVKKGKDAEPELEEEEVSDPRLKRLLNRVSEDVEERLARHRQIAEPELIAESSEDSDEGTWHPEREESSEEEEEEEEEEEEEVDDEEIERRRQMMRQRAEERKNEDMEIMEVEEEGKSGEEAESESEYEEYTDSEDEAEPRLKPVFIRKKDRVTVVEREVEELKVKELEVEAKKQVEERRRYTLKIVEEEAKKEFEENRRTLAALDALDTDGENEEEEYESWKVRELKRIKRDREAREAMEKDKAEIERFHNLTEEERRAELRNSGKVITNKASKGKYKFLQKYYHRGAFFMDDEQDVFKRDFSAPTLEDHFNKTILPKVMQVKNFGRSGRTKYTHLVDQDTTSFDSAWAQESAQNTKFFKQKAAGVRDVFDKPTVKKRKA